The Streptomyces sp. NL15-2K genome contains a region encoding:
- a CDS encoding serine/threonine-protein kinase: MSEQGRLVAGRYRLVERIGRGGMGTVWRARDELLNREVAVKRLHYSSLDDDVDRLFERTGREARIAARLSHPNVVVVHDVVDDGGSPAIVMEYVPSVTLAEVIRKLGPVPPEEAARIASGVIAALRAAHDAGVVHRDIKPGNVLLGRDDRVVLTDFGIAVAPDTSPLTMAGQLMGSIDYCSPERLDRGTPGPESDLWALGVLLYEAVEGEPPFRRETGVETAYAIVWAPVPSAPAAGPLAPLIEGLLVKDPVGRLTVEDVEQMLQAPQSPAAGAAVPARRAAAGPGTSVPPAGSRHRSAGVAKGLRPRNRKARWLAAAAAVVASVACAVITVDWMRGEMDQSPHHARAEIMPGASSPSPSSSETAASSTPRPTARTPQAPPAAETEYGPLWSDGWIDPGSNEYWAQSDITVRTTETLTTLTVELRLAQTGGVSSTGSWRTRPEEDFTLNVEETDGFLVYRWTLKDGRTVSAGEHMFAGQYNHETGNRDAGGDSYVATATADGETYSVQGTFASASTD; the protein is encoded by the coding sequence ATGTCTGAGCAAGGACGTCTTGTGGCCGGCAGATACCGGCTGGTGGAGCGCATCGGCCGGGGCGGCATGGGTACCGTGTGGCGTGCCCGGGACGAGTTGCTCAACCGCGAGGTAGCGGTCAAGAGGCTCCACTACTCCTCTCTGGACGACGACGTCGACAGGCTCTTCGAGCGCACAGGCCGCGAGGCGCGCATCGCCGCCCGGCTCAGCCACCCCAACGTCGTCGTGGTGCATGACGTCGTGGACGATGGGGGGTCGCCCGCCATCGTCATGGAATACGTGCCGTCCGTCACCCTCGCCGAGGTGATCAGGAAGCTCGGGCCGGTCCCGCCGGAGGAGGCCGCCCGCATCGCAAGCGGGGTGATCGCCGCGCTGCGCGCCGCTCATGACGCCGGGGTGGTGCACCGCGACATCAAGCCCGGCAACGTCCTGCTCGGCCGTGACGACCGCGTGGTGCTGACGGATTTCGGCATCGCCGTGGCCCCGGACACCTCCCCGCTCACCATGGCCGGCCAGCTCATGGGTTCCATCGACTACTGCTCGCCGGAACGGCTCGACCGCGGCACGCCGGGCCCGGAGTCCGACCTGTGGGCGCTCGGCGTGCTGCTCTACGAGGCGGTGGAGGGCGAGCCACCGTTCCGCCGGGAGACCGGGGTCGAGACGGCATACGCCATCGTGTGGGCGCCGGTGCCGTCCGCGCCCGCCGCCGGGCCCTTGGCTCCGCTGATCGAAGGGCTGCTGGTCAAGGACCCCGTCGGGCGGCTGACCGTCGAGGATGTGGAGCAGATGCTCCAGGCACCGCAGTCGCCAGCCGCAGGCGCGGCAGTCCCGGCCCGGCGCGCGGCCGCCGGACCGGGGACATCCGTGCCGCCCGCCGGGAGCCGGCACAGATCGGCCGGAGTCGCCAAGGGCCTCCGGCCCCGGAACAGAAAAGCGCGGTGGCTCGCCGCGGCAGCGGCCGTCGTCGCCAGCGTGGCATGCGCGGTGATCACGGTCGACTGGATGCGCGGCGAGATGGATCAGTCTCCCCATCACGCAAGGGCGGAAATCATGCCGGGGGCCTCCTCCCCGTCGCCTTCATCGTCCGAGACCGCAGCTTCCTCCACGCCCCGTCCCACGGCGCGCACCCCGCAGGCGCCGCCGGCGGCGGAGACCGAGTACGGGCCACTGTGGTCGGACGGATGGATCGACCCGGGCAGCAATGAGTACTGGGCGCAGAGCGATATCACGGTCAGGACGACGGAGACCCTGACGACGCTCACCGTCGAGCTGCGTCTCGCACAGACCGGCGGGGTCTCCTCGACCGGCTCCTGGCGGACCCGGCCCGAGGAGGACTTCACCCTCAATGTGGAGGAGACGGACGGCTTCCTCGTCTACCGCTGGACACTCAAGGACGGGCGGACGGTGTCGGCCGGTGAGCACATGTTCGCGGGGCAGTACAACCATGAGACCGGCAACCGGGACGCCGGCGGCGACTCGTATGTGGCCACCGCCACGGCGGACGGCGAAACATACTCGGTGCAAGGCACCTTCGCGTCGGCCTCCACCGACTGA
- a CDS encoding GPP34 family phosphoprotein, with the protein MTEDLTIGEQIVLLALDEETGTLREAPLRVALAVSAAALLELSFSGYLAERDGALVVDGASTPVDPAAAAMAEHMQNHPEETLREWLLAVREQALDMAYRGLSEKGLVREQGRRVLSAFGSVKYPVTGLSELVALRGRLAAVLAQGQDPGERSAALITVLHHAGLQAVMLQGPGEEAPEYRLTAITEGQDTAAALGDAIRTTVAALTAVIASSAL; encoded by the coding sequence ATGACTGAGGACCTGACGATCGGCGAGCAGATCGTGCTGCTCGCACTGGACGAGGAAACCGGCACCCTACGCGAAGCGCCGCTGCGGGTGGCCCTGGCGGTTTCGGCGGCCGCCTTGCTGGAGCTGAGCTTCTCCGGGTACCTGGCGGAGCGTGACGGCGCACTCGTCGTCGATGGAGCGTCGACACCAGTGGATCCGGCGGCCGCGGCCATGGCCGAGCACATGCAGAACCATCCCGAGGAGACGCTCCGCGAGTGGCTGCTGGCCGTACGCGAGCAGGCACTCGACATGGCGTACCGGGGACTGTCGGAGAAGGGACTGGTGCGGGAGCAGGGACGACGGGTCTTGAGCGCCTTCGGATCGGTGAAGTACCCGGTCACGGGCCTGTCGGAACTCGTGGCGCTGCGAGGACGGCTGGCAGCCGTCCTCGCGCAGGGCCAGGATCCCGGTGAGCGCTCGGCGGCGCTGATCACCGTGCTGCACCACGCGGGCCTTCAGGCCGTCATGCTGCAGGGCCCTGGGGAAGAGGCACCCGAGTACCGTCTGACCGCGATCACCGAGGGGCAAGACACGGCCGCGGCACTCGGAGACGCGATCCGCACCACGGTCGCCGCTCTCACCGCGGTCATCGCCTCGTCCGCTCTGTAG
- a CDS encoding endo alpha-1,4 polygalactosaminidase yields MPLRPGDVESIGGYALTDRLGSGGMGIVYLGRSASGRQVAVKVVHPPYAQDEEFRTRFRQEIAAARQVSGAFTAPVVDADPDAEQPWMATLYVRGRTLSDVVAKDGPLSGRELRGLALGLVEALRDIHRAGVVHRDLKPSNVLMAEDGPRVIDFGVSRAADNETLTVTGRLVGTPPFMSPEQFTSPREVTAASDVFSLGSVLVYAATGTRPFDGSSPYLTGYQVMYEAPVLDGVNEPLRSIVELCLAKDPAARPELADLHRMILTLPDSTAPVAPGTADSAEPGHQTSDARPARDGRRRRRILIGLAATLVVTGLSITVVKTAGKTAEKTGTHQNDSSQSPTTSASASAPASAAAVTPPPKHVRWDYQIGGAYTLPTGVQVVSRSHEDPPAPGAYNICNFNALQAQENAEYDWDSDLLLRDANGDVVYDEDWNEAVLDIRTDAKRQRLASEVNTWIDECAAKGYQAVEPDNYDTFTRFPDYLTADQAKAFMKLLSAHAHAKGLAVAQKNTLELVPDRASVGMDFAVVEDCGEWNECSKFAKAFDNNVFVVEYTAKGLSNACSGWGSALSVVRRDQSVVPDGTSGYLRETC; encoded by the coding sequence ATGCCGCTGAGACCCGGCGATGTGGAGTCCATAGGCGGCTACGCGCTGACCGACCGACTCGGAAGTGGCGGCATGGGCATCGTCTATCTGGGCCGCTCGGCCTCGGGACGGCAGGTCGCAGTCAAGGTCGTGCACCCGCCGTACGCGCAGGACGAGGAGTTCCGGACGCGCTTCAGGCAGGAGATCGCGGCGGCACGCCAGGTGAGCGGGGCATTCACGGCCCCGGTGGTGGACGCCGATCCGGACGCCGAGCAGCCGTGGATGGCGACACTGTATGTGCGGGGCCGCACCCTGTCGGATGTCGTGGCGAAGGACGGCCCGTTGAGCGGACGTGAGTTGCGCGGGCTCGCGCTGGGCCTTGTCGAGGCACTGCGGGACATTCACCGGGCAGGTGTGGTGCACCGTGATCTGAAGCCGAGCAACGTCCTGATGGCCGAGGACGGACCTCGCGTCATCGACTTCGGCGTCTCGCGCGCCGCCGACAACGAAACCCTCACCGTGACCGGGCGATTGGTCGGCACCCCGCCCTTCATGTCGCCGGAGCAGTTCACCTCACCACGGGAAGTCACCGCCGCCTCGGACGTGTTCTCGCTGGGATCGGTGCTGGTGTACGCGGCCACCGGTACCCGTCCGTTCGACGGAAGCAGCCCGTACCTGACGGGCTATCAGGTGATGTACGAGGCTCCGGTCCTGGACGGAGTCAACGAACCGCTCCGGAGTATCGTCGAACTCTGCCTCGCCAAGGATCCGGCCGCCCGCCCCGAACTTGCCGACTTGCACCGCATGATCCTGACGCTGCCGGATTCCACCGCCCCGGTCGCGCCGGGAACGGCCGACTCGGCGGAACCCGGCCACCAGACTTCCGATGCACGCCCTGCCCGTGACGGACGTCGAAGACGGCGCATCCTCATCGGCCTTGCCGCAACCCTGGTCGTCACTGGGCTGAGCATCACGGTAGTGAAAACGGCAGGGAAAACAGCGGAGAAGACCGGGACACACCAGAACGACAGTTCTCAGTCGCCCACCACGTCCGCATCCGCATCCGCGCCCGCATCCGCCGCAGCAGTGACGCCACCGCCGAAGCACGTGCGGTGGGACTACCAGATCGGCGGCGCGTACACCCTGCCGACCGGTGTGCAGGTGGTCAGCCGCAGCCATGAAGACCCGCCCGCGCCGGGTGCGTACAACATCTGCAATTTCAACGCCCTCCAGGCGCAGGAGAACGCGGAGTACGACTGGGACTCCGACCTGCTGCTGCGCGACGCCAACGGGGATGTCGTCTACGACGAGGACTGGAACGAGGCGGTCCTGGACATTCGCACGGACGCCAAGCGGCAGCGCCTCGCTTCCGAGGTGAACACCTGGATCGACGAGTGCGCGGCCAAGGGATACCAGGCTGTCGAACCCGACAACTACGACACCTTCACCCGCTTCCCGGACTACCTCACGGCCGATCAGGCCAAGGCGTTCATGAAACTGCTGTCGGCGCACGCCCACGCGAAGGGCCTGGCCGTCGCCCAGAAGAACACCCTGGAGCTCGTCCCCGACCGTGCGTCCGTAGGCATGGACTTCGCCGTGGTGGAGGACTGCGGCGAGTGGAACGAATGCAGCAAGTTCGCCAAAGCATTCGACAACAATGTGTTCGTTGTCGAATACACGGCGAAGGGTCTGTCGAACGCGTGCTCCGGCTGGGGCAGCGCGCTCAGCGTTGTCCGCCGCGACCAGAGCGTCGTGCCCGACGGCACGAGCGGCTACCTCCGCGAGACCTGCTGA
- a CDS encoding serine/threonine-protein kinase, giving the protein MLVTPEAGDRIADRYLLQEPVGTGGMGVVWLAWDERLERRVAVKCARLDDDRAMRRLMGEARNAGRLHHPNIVGVFDFVDEGATCWIIMEYVPSRSLAQIVTERGSLTPEEAGSIGCQIAAALAKSHDEGVVHGDVTPENILVTEEGVARLTDFGISRALWSDVTQSATRSVRGKPRYLAPELAKGQPAGEKSDVFSLGASLFSAVEAQSPYGEAEHLMAYLARAVEGHIEPMRRAGPLEEPLTALLEAEPRRRPDAAGAQKLLTRAAPPPPHIQGQLRDSRMRDLSSRPLRLPRLVRRPQDSTPFMLQPSRPIRRRRHPWATMAVALVAAGAITAGLVLFSPWASKDEGGKGDKGGRTGATDAKLRTPSATAQAGAMGDERTADPCGLLDAASLSRFGGTALDPDYGEIDRCDVLVRNNSGDDNADVQVNLDSDRDDFDDIVSTRLVGGLTVVTLERDGRTCERAVLTTDGKQIRVIGKQLAELSPAPCPMADAATDHVVGVLAEGPVPRRSSSPAANSLALLDTCTLLDSTELKLLPGVKADNRDRGFGSWDCDWSSDDGNREVEIQFSRDNSLDADDGTPVNVAGTKSYFIADEAEADSCTVRTPHRTYTDSVGDRTTELFQLTVYGPQPTRQLCDSATEFAAVVVRNIAKRLPER; this is encoded by the coding sequence GTGCTGGTGACGCCAGAGGCCGGGGACAGGATCGCCGACCGGTATCTCTTGCAGGAGCCCGTCGGAACAGGCGGGATGGGCGTCGTCTGGCTGGCCTGGGACGAGCGGCTCGAACGACGGGTCGCGGTCAAGTGCGCGCGCCTGGACGACGATCGGGCCATGCGACGGCTCATGGGCGAGGCGCGCAACGCCGGGCGGCTGCACCACCCGAACATCGTGGGCGTCTTCGACTTCGTCGACGAGGGCGCCACCTGCTGGATCATCATGGAATACGTCCCCTCGCGCAGCCTCGCGCAGATCGTGACGGAGAGGGGCTCGCTCACGCCCGAGGAGGCCGGGTCGATCGGCTGCCAGATCGCGGCCGCGTTGGCGAAGTCCCACGACGAGGGTGTGGTGCACGGCGATGTGACGCCGGAGAACATCCTCGTCACCGAGGAAGGCGTCGCGAGACTGACCGACTTCGGGATCTCGCGAGCCCTGTGGAGTGACGTCACACAGAGCGCGACCCGCAGTGTGCGCGGCAAACCCCGCTATCTGGCCCCGGAGTTGGCCAAGGGGCAGCCCGCGGGCGAGAAGTCCGACGTGTTCTCCCTGGGCGCCTCCCTGTTCTCGGCGGTCGAGGCCCAGTCGCCGTACGGGGAGGCCGAACACCTCATGGCATATCTGGCCCGGGCCGTCGAGGGACACATCGAGCCGATGCGCCGCGCCGGCCCGTTGGAGGAGCCGCTCACCGCTCTGCTGGAGGCGGAGCCCCGGCGCCGGCCCGACGCTGCCGGGGCGCAGAAGCTGCTGACGCGCGCCGCACCCCCGCCCCCGCACATACAGGGGCAGTTGCGCGACAGCCGTATGCGGGACCTCAGCTCCCGCCCGCTCCGGCTGCCCCGACTCGTCCGCCGCCCGCAGGACTCCACGCCCTTCATGCTTCAGCCGTCACGGCCGATACGCCGACGCCGCCACCCTTGGGCGACCATGGCAGTGGCGCTGGTCGCGGCGGGCGCGATCACAGCCGGGCTCGTTCTCTTCAGCCCGTGGGCCTCGAAGGACGAGGGGGGCAAGGGTGACAAAGGTGGTCGCACCGGCGCGACCGACGCGAAACTCCGTACCCCCTCGGCCACGGCGCAGGCCGGTGCCATGGGCGACGAGCGTACGGCGGACCCCTGCGGGCTGCTCGACGCCGCCTCGCTGAGCCGCTTCGGAGGCACCGCACTGGACCCTGACTACGGGGAGATCGACCGGTGTGACGTCCTGGTGCGCAACAACAGCGGTGACGACAACGCGGACGTCCAGGTCAACCTCGACTCGGACCGGGACGACTTCGATGACATCGTGTCCACCCGCCTGGTCGGCGGCCTCACGGTCGTGACACTCGAACGTGACGGGAGAACCTGCGAACGGGCCGTACTGACCACCGACGGCAAGCAGATCCGCGTCATCGGCAAGCAGCTCGCCGAACTGTCGCCCGCCCCGTGCCCAATGGCCGACGCCGCGACCGATCACGTGGTCGGCGTGCTGGCCGAGGGCCCGGTACCCCGGCGTTCCTCGTCGCCGGCCGCGAACTCCCTTGCCCTGCTCGACACCTGCACGCTGCTCGACTCCACCGAGCTCAAGCTGCTTCCCGGCGTCAAGGCGGACAACCGGGACCGCGGCTTCGGTTCCTGGGACTGCGACTGGTCGAGCGACGACGGCAACCGCGAGGTGGAGATCCAGTTCAGCCGGGACAACTCGCTGGACGCCGACGACGGAACGCCGGTGAACGTCGCCGGCACGAAGAGCTACTTCATCGCGGACGAGGCCGAGGCCGACAGCTGCACCGTACGGACCCCGCACCGCACCTACACGGACTCGGTCGGTGACCGCACCACCGAACTTTTCCAACTGACCGTGTACGGCCCACAGCCGACCAGGCAACTGTGCGACTCCGCAACGGAGTTCGCAGCCGTCGTCGTACGGAACATCGCGAAGCGACTGCCGGAGAGGTGA
- a CDS encoding nucleotidyltransferase domain-containing protein, whose protein sequence is MDAPSLHSRFLGDTLPRIQQDPRVAGVAVAGSIARGHPDIYSDVDLIVVIDDEAFDSVMKERLALIGSWAALVAGFTGEHVGEPRLIITLVGPPLLHVDFKFVRASDFVERVEDPDILWDRDGSLAGSLAEHPLAAQSLDLQWIEDRFWIWVHYGATKLGRGELFEVISCLNYLREAVLGPLAARRVAASPRGVRHLESIAPDEARELQSTLCGYDRHDAGQALLAGIELYRRWLDSAEAAIERRRHAEKLAVQYLHDVIDHAG, encoded by the coding sequence GTGGACGCCCCCTCTCTGCACAGCCGGTTCCTCGGCGACACGCTTCCTCGGATTCAGCAGGATCCGAGAGTGGCTGGTGTTGCCGTCGCAGGGTCGATCGCGAGAGGGCACCCCGATATCTACTCCGATGTCGACCTGATCGTGGTCATCGACGACGAGGCGTTCGACTCGGTCATGAAGGAGCGTCTCGCGCTGATCGGCTCGTGGGCCGCCCTTGTGGCAGGGTTCACCGGAGAGCACGTCGGCGAACCCCGCCTGATCATCACGCTCGTCGGGCCGCCCCTCCTCCATGTCGACTTCAAGTTCGTGCGGGCCTCCGACTTCGTCGAGCGCGTTGAGGACCCGGACATCCTGTGGGACCGAGACGGCAGCCTGGCCGGCTCCCTCGCGGAGCATCCGCTGGCAGCCCAGTCGCTCGACCTCCAATGGATCGAGGACCGATTCTGGATCTGGGTGCACTACGGTGCGACGAAACTCGGCCGCGGTGAGCTGTTCGAGGTCATCAGCTGCCTCAACTACCTGCGCGAGGCCGTACTGGGTCCGCTGGCCGCTCGACGGGTGGCCGCATCACCCCGCGGCGTCCGCCACCTCGAATCCATCGCACCCGATGAAGCGCGCGAACTTCAGTCAACCCTCTGCGGTTACGACCGACACGACGCCGGTCAGGCTCTCCTGGCCGGCATCGAGCTCTACCGGCGGTGGCTCGACAGCGCCGAAGCGGCGATCGAACGCCGCCGCCACGCCGAAAAGCTCGCCGTGCAGTACCTCCACGACGTCATCGATCACGCGGGCTGA
- a CDS encoding glycosyl hydrolase family 28 protein produces MSSPLSRRSTLQAAGALAMAGLATGMAGTTQAAAATSGDSTAVGDTVVIHPTLPQVPLNTSFTVKVRSVGGTWRRLDVYLAKLALIDPVTGSNKAQSSSWAAFDFSGTVEVEVTYNPGGAGKFRVRPDSYGIKPEVLGDTARFTLDRPRNVVVQVDDKIFDCLHLLANPLEQDVPAEGDKNVMYFGPGYHTTANGELKVPSNTTVYLAPGAVVTAWLDIQGVENSRIIGRGVLYNSKWGAMLIRKCENITIDGVTILNPRYENIRVAESQNIKIKNLRAFSQQGWGDGIQLYCSENITVDGCFLRTSDDCIALYTHRWDFYGDTRNITVKNCSLWADVAHPINIGVHGNSDTPEMLENLNFENIDILDHREPQVTYQGAIAFMVGDDNLVRDVKFDNVRVEDFRWGQLIHMRIEYNTKYNTSPGRGIENVYIKDLSYNGKNADLSIAMGLSEERAVKDVTFENLRVNGRVIADSTGKPRWYLASDGVPMLVNEYVQNLRFLTTEEAAAL; encoded by the coding sequence ATGAGCTCGCCCCTGTCCCGCCGCTCCACCCTGCAGGCCGCCGGCGCCCTTGCCATGGCCGGCCTGGCCACCGGCATGGCGGGCACCACGCAGGCCGCCGCCGCTACGTCCGGAGACAGCACCGCCGTCGGCGACACGGTGGTCATCCACCCGACACTTCCGCAGGTGCCTCTCAACACTTCCTTCACCGTCAAAGTCCGTTCCGTGGGCGGCACCTGGAGAAGGCTCGACGTCTACCTGGCCAAGCTCGCGCTGATCGACCCCGTCACCGGAAGCAACAAGGCGCAGAGCTCCTCCTGGGCCGCCTTCGACTTCTCCGGCACCGTGGAGGTCGAGGTCACCTACAACCCGGGCGGCGCCGGAAAGTTCCGCGTCCGTCCGGACTCGTACGGCATCAAGCCCGAGGTGCTCGGTGACACCGCGCGTTTCACCCTGGACCGGCCTCGCAACGTCGTCGTCCAGGTCGACGACAAGATCTTCGACTGCCTGCACCTGCTCGCGAACCCGCTCGAGCAGGACGTGCCCGCCGAGGGCGACAAGAACGTCATGTACTTCGGGCCCGGCTACCACACCACCGCCAACGGCGAGCTGAAGGTGCCCAGCAACACCACCGTCTACCTGGCTCCGGGCGCGGTCGTCACCGCTTGGCTGGACATCCAGGGGGTGGAGAACTCCCGGATCATCGGCCGTGGCGTGCTCTACAACTCCAAGTGGGGCGCGATGCTCATCCGCAAGTGCGAGAACATCACGATCGACGGCGTCACGATCCTCAACCCCCGGTACGAGAACATCAGGGTCGCCGAGTCCCAGAACATCAAGATCAAGAACCTGCGGGCCTTCAGCCAGCAGGGCTGGGGCGACGGCATCCAGCTCTACTGCTCCGAGAACATCACGGTCGACGGCTGCTTCCTGCGCACCTCCGACGACTGCATCGCCCTGTACACCCACCGCTGGGACTTCTACGGCGACACCCGCAACATCACGGTCAAGAACTGCTCCCTGTGGGCCGACGTCGCGCACCCGATCAACATTGGCGTGCACGGCAACTCCGACACCCCGGAGATGCTGGAGAACCTGAATTTCGAGAACATCGACATCCTCGACCACCGCGAGCCGCAGGTGACCTACCAGGGTGCCATCGCGTTCATGGTCGGCGACGACAACCTCGTCCGGGACGTGAAGTTCGACAACGTCCGCGTGGAGGACTTCCGCTGGGGCCAGCTCATCCACATGCGGATCGAGTACAACACGAAGTACAACACCTCGCCCGGCCGCGGCATCGAGAACGTCTACATCAAGGACCTCAGCTACAACGGCAAGAACGCCGACCTCTCCATTGCGATGGGCCTCAGCGAGGAGCGTGCCGTCAAGGACGTCACCTTCGAAAACCTTCGCGTCAACGGCAGGGTGATCGCCGACAGCACGGGCAAGCCGCGCTGGTACCTTGCCTCCGACGGCGTCCCCATGCTCGTCAACGAGTACGTGCAGAACCTCCGCTTCCTCACCACCGAGGAGGCCGCGGCCCTGTAA
- a CDS encoding IS110 family transposase — protein MLLIGDDWAEDHHDVEVQDEAGRKLAAARLPEGVEGITKLHELIARHGGEDLDSAGVVVGIETDRGSWVQALIACGYQVYAINPRQAARFKERYASSGAKSDKGDAHALADMVRIDRDQLRPVAGDSEQAQAVKVVARAHQTLIWERTRTFQRLRSTLREYFPAALNAYADLTLTSTDALELLIKAPTPQAGAKLTRTQITAVLARARRHNRDAKAATIVTALRERQLGLPEPVTAAYAATATAHAKLLIALNEQITDLEKQVKAHFLKHPDAEIYLSMPGIAEITGARVLAEFGDDPTRYASAKARKNYAGTSPITRASGKSHTVQARYVRNNRLADALQTQAFSALRASPGARRYYDKQRAREAGYNPALRQLGNRLVGILHGCLKTRTLYDEATAWSHHAHTPAT, from the coding sequence TTGCTGCTGATCGGCGATGACTGGGCCGAAGACCACCACGACGTCGAGGTCCAGGACGAGGCGGGCCGGAAACTCGCTGCGGCGAGGCTGCCCGAGGGTGTGGAGGGGATCACGAAGCTGCACGAGCTCATCGCGAGGCACGGCGGCGAGGACCTGGATTCGGCCGGGGTGGTGGTCGGGATCGAGACCGACCGCGGCTCGTGGGTGCAAGCCCTGATCGCCTGCGGCTACCAGGTCTACGCCATCAACCCCCGGCAGGCTGCCCGGTTCAAGGAGCGGTACGCCTCCTCCGGTGCCAAGAGTGACAAGGGCGACGCGCACGCGCTGGCCGACATGGTCCGCATCGACCGGGACCAGCTGCGTCCGGTGGCGGGAGACAGCGAGCAAGCTCAGGCCGTCAAGGTCGTCGCCCGCGCCCACCAGACCTTGATCTGGGAACGCACCCGCACCTTCCAGCGGCTGCGCAGCACGCTGCGCGAGTACTTCCCCGCCGCCCTGAACGCCTACGCGGATCTCACGCTGACCAGCACGGACGCGCTGGAACTGCTGATCAAGGCCCCCACCCCGCAGGCCGGGGCAAAGCTGACCCGCACCCAGATCACCGCCGTCCTGGCCCGTGCCCGCCGGCACAACCGTGACGCGAAGGCAGCCACGATCGTCACCGCGCTGCGCGAACGGCAGCTGGGCCTGCCCGAGCCGGTCACCGCCGCCTACGCGGCCACCGCCACCGCCCACGCGAAGCTGCTGATCGCCCTCAACGAGCAGATAACCGACCTGGAAAAGCAGGTGAAGGCCCATTTTCTGAAGCACCCGGACGCTGAGATCTACCTCTCGATGCCCGGCATCGCGGAGATCACCGGCGCCCGGGTGCTCGCCGAGTTCGGAGACGACCCCACCCGCTACGCGTCCGCGAAGGCCCGCAAGAACTACGCCGGCACCAGCCCGATCACCCGGGCCTCCGGCAAGAGCCACACCGTCCAGGCCCGCTACGTCCGCAACAACCGCCTCGCCGACGCGCTGCAGACCCAGGCGTTCTCCGCCCTGCGGGCATCACCCGGCGCCCGTCGCTACTACGATAAACAACGCGCCCGCGAAGCCGGCTACAACCCCGCCCTGCGGCAGCTCGGCAACCGCCTCGTCGGCATCCTCCACGGATGCCTCAAGACCCGAACCCTCTACGACGAAGCGACCGCCTGGTCACACCACGCCCACACCCCTGCCACTTGA
- a CDS encoding FHA domain-containing protein: MPAPAGRLLPATHGSLARGASAPLPGTLFALALTGGITLGPGDGREVLFGRNRPEVHVCLGEDDPQVSRHQGTLTHRDGRWWVSNAGRLPIRCAGGRLLYRGEQPLPLDTGYTPLFAGGSRGREHLLEVFVTGPEGERRPVPRHGDVTRPPRVWALTEQEKLALVVLGRRYLLHEPRPQPLTWRQTAAELAESQPYAGWTDKRVEHLVNGVRTRLSRDGVPWLTREELGEPVGNALNDNLIRALLASTTLVPMDLALIDAA; this comes from the coding sequence ATGCCCGCTCCGGCTGGCCGTTTGCTGCCTGCCACCCACGGGAGCCTCGCCCGGGGCGCGTCAGCGCCGCTGCCCGGCACCCTCTTCGCGCTCGCACTGACCGGCGGCATCACGCTGGGACCCGGGGACGGGCGCGAGGTCCTGTTCGGCCGCAACCGGCCCGAGGTACACGTATGCCTCGGCGAGGACGACCCCCAGGTCAGCCGCCACCAGGGCACGCTCACCCACCGGGACGGCCGCTGGTGGGTGAGCAACGCCGGGCGCCTGCCGATCCGGTGCGCCGGTGGCCGCCTGCTGTACCGGGGCGAGCAGCCACTGCCGCTCGACACCGGCTACACGCCGCTGTTCGCCGGCGGCTCACGTGGCCGCGAGCACTTGCTGGAGGTCTTCGTCACCGGCCCCGAGGGCGAGCGGCGGCCAGTACCGCGGCACGGGGACGTCACCCGCCCGCCCCGGGTGTGGGCGCTGACCGAACAGGAGAAGCTCGCCCTCGTCGTACTCGGCCGGCGGTACCTGCTGCACGAGCCCCGGCCGCAGCCGCTGACCTGGCGGCAGACCGCCGCCGAGCTCGCGGAGTCGCAGCCGTACGCGGGCTGGACGGACAAGCGCGTCGAGCACCTGGTCAACGGTGTGCGCACACGGCTGTCCCGCGACGGGGTGCCCTGGCTGACCCGCGAGGAGCTCGGTGAGCCGGTGGGCAACGCGCTCAACGACAACCTGATCCGCGCACTGCTGGCGTCGACCACGCTCGTACCGATGGACCTGGCACTGATCGACGCCGCCTGA